A region of Diospyros lotus cultivar Yz01 chromosome 3, ASM1463336v1, whole genome shotgun sequence DNA encodes the following proteins:
- the LOC127798417 gene encoding probable pectate lyase 12 isoform X2: MLPHSSILLLCILTSLSPPIRASLNLSLPLQHPNPEAVVQEVQRRLNVSISRRQTLETIANVSSESRLSCLTGNPVDDCWRCDPNWANNRQRLADCGIGFGHAAAGGKGGEIYVVTDSSDHDAAEPKPGTLRHAVIQTQPLWIVFASSMVINLKYELIVNSFKTIDGRGAVVRITGGGCITLQYVNHIIIHNIEVSHCVPTGHTNIRSSPTHVGFRGKSDGDGISIFSSSNIWIDHCSLSYCSDGLIDAIMGSTGITISNNYFSHHNEVMLLGHNDKYLPDSGMQVTIAFNLFGQGLVQRMPRCRLGYVHVVNNDFAEWKMYAIGGSANPTINSQGNRYTAPTDPSAKEVTKREDTDESEWANWNWRSEGDVMVNGAFFVPSGAGLSAQYSKASSVDPKSAGLIDQLTINAGVFGGTRCSWGCGWHLLLVVDNEGRPQSPSHLQLYSLPNCESALRPILVEPMQ; encoded by the exons ATGCTTCCCCACAGCAGCATTCTCTTGCTCTGCATCTTGACATCTCTGTCTCCTCCGATTAGGGCCTCTCTCAATCTGTCTCTGCCCCTTCAGCACCCCAATCCTGAAGCTGTGGTTCAAGAAGTCCAGAG GAGGCTGAATGTGTCCATATCCAGAAGACAAACGCTGGAAACCATCGCCAATGTCTCGTCGGAGAGCCGCCTCTCGTGCCTCACCGGCAACCCCGTCGACGACTGCTGGCGGTGCGACCCAAACTGGGCCAACAACCGCCAGCGCCTGGCGGATTGCGGCATCGGGTTCGGCCACGCGGCGGCCGGCGGCAAGGGCGGCGAGATCTACGTCGTCACCGACTCGTCGGACCACGACGCCGCAGAGCCAAAGCCGGGCACGCTCAGGCACGCGGTGATCCAGACGCAGCCGCTCTGGATCGTGTTCGCCTCCAGCATGGTGATCAACCTGAAGTACGAGCTCATCGTCAACAGCTTCAAGACCATTGACGGCCGCGGCGCCGTCGTGCGTATCACCGGCGGCGGGTGCATTACGCTCCAGTACGTGAACCACATCATCATCCACAACATCGAGGTCAGCCACTGCGTTCCCACCGGCCACACAAATATACGCTCCAGCCCAACCCACGTCGGCTTTCGTGGCAAATCCGACGGTGATg GAATTTCCATCTTCAGCTCAAGCAACATCTGGATCGACCACTGCTCACTGTCGTACTGCTCCGACGGCCTGATCGACGCGATCATGGGATCCACCGGAATCACCATCTCCAACAACTACTTCTCCCATCACAACGAGGTCATGCTCCTTGGCCACAACGACAAGTACCTCCCGGATTCCGGCATGCAGGTCACCATAGCCTTCAATCTCTTCGGCCAAGGCCTGGTCCAGCGTATGCCCCGCTGCCGACTCGGCTACGTCCATGTCGTCAACAACGACTTCGCCGAATGGAAGATGTACGCCATCGGCGGCAGCGCCAACCCTACGATCAACAGCCAGGGTAATCGCTACACCGCCCCCACGGATCCCAGCGCCAAGGAG GTGACGAAGAGGGAGGATACGGACGAGAGCGAGTGGGCGAACTGGAACTGGAGATCGGAGGGAGACGTGATGGTGAACGGAGCGTTCTTTGTGCCGTCCGGAGCGGGGCTGAGCGCGCAGTACTCTAAGGCTTCCAGCGTCGACCCCAAGTCCGCCGGCCTCATCGACCAGCTCACCATCAACGCCGGTGTCTTCGGCGGTACCAG ATGCAGCTGGGGCTGTGGCTGGCATTTGTTGTTGGTGGTGGATAATGAAGGGAGACCCCAAAGCCCAAGTCATTTACAGTTATATTCTCTGCCAAATTGCGAATCTGCCCTCCGGCCGATATTGGTGGAGCCCATGCAATAA
- the LOC127798418 gene encoding uncharacterized protein LOC127798418 produces METGGSDVQAGGWNQGTGTSLGSAGTSGTWNKSNAADRVQSSGWNQPKDVGASEDGAQSDPWGKAAGSSWGKGSGGGTKGGW; encoded by the coding sequence ATGGAAACTGGAGGCTCTGATGTCCAAGCAGGTGGGTGGAACCAAGGAACTGGTACTTCTTTGGGCAGTGCAGGCACGTCTGGGACATGGAACAAATCAAATGCTGCAGATAGGGTTCAATCTTCTGGTTGGAATCAGCCTAAGGATGTAGGAGCTAGTGAAGATGGAGCACAATCTGATCCATGGGGCAAAGCAGCCGGGAGCTCCTGGGGAAAGGGCAGTGGTGGAGGGACCAAAGGAGGCTggtaa
- the LOC127797005 gene encoding uncharacterized protein LOC127797005: MPFPDAEYFSCCQNRLIQDELRYNRNDLSQEHIKLVSNLNDEQRHVYDIVMNAVRLNKGGMFFVYGYGGTGKTFVWKTLSAALRSKGEIVLNVASSGIASLLLLGGRTAHSRFAIPLNSNEDSTCNIKQGSPLVELIIRSSLIIWDEAPMMNKYCFEALDKSMRDILRFSNPMSYELPFGGKVVVLGGDFRQILPVIPRGTRQDIVLATINSSYLWRNCKVLRLTKNMRLQNVESDEDFINLKSFSEWIASIGDGTIGGPNDGNAVIDIPDDLLLNALDDPVASIMNSTYPNFTSNVNETEYLQGRAILAPTLDVVETVN; encoded by the coding sequence ATGCCGTTCCCAGATGCAGAATATTTTTCCTGCTGTCAAAATAGACTTATACAAGATGAATTACGATACAACAGAAATGATTTGTCCCAAGAGCACATTAAATTGGTGTCTAATCTAAATGATGAACAACGACATGTCTATGACATTGTAATGAATGCAGTGAGGTTGAATAAAGGTGGTATGTTTTTTGTATACGGATATGGAGGAACTGGCAAGACCTTTGTGTGGAAAACTCTATCCGCAGCTCTAAGATCGAAGGGAGAAATCGTGTTGAATGTAGCATCAAGTGGAATAGCATCTCTCCTTCTACTCGGTGGTAGGACTGCTCACTCCAGATTTGCAATTCCACTAAATTCGAATGAAGATTCAACCTGCAACATTAAACAGGGAAGTCCTCTTGTAGAGTTAATAATCAGAAGTAGTCTTATCATTTGGGACGAGGCTCCTATGATGAATAAATATTGTTTTGAGGCTTTGGATAAGAGCATGCGAGATATTCTAAGGTTCAGTAACCCAATGAGTTATGAATTACCATTTGGAGGGAAGGTAGTAGTTCTTGGAGGGGACTTTCGACAAATATTACCTGTGATTCCAAGAGGTACTAGACAAGATATCGTGCTTGCAACCATCAATTCATCGTACCTATGGAGAAATTGTAAGGTATTGAGATTGACGAAGAACATGAGGCTCCAAAATGTTGAATCTGATGAAGACTTTATCAACTTAAAATCTTTTTCTGAATGGATAGCAAGCATAGGGGATGGAACAATTGGCGGTCCGAATGACGGTAATGCGGTTATTGATATACCGGATGACCTGTTGTTGAATGCATTAGATGATCCTGTTGCCTCAATCATGAACAGTACGTATCCAAACTTTACTTCTAATGTCAATGAAACTGAATATCTCCAAGGTAGAGCTATACTAGCACCGACTCTTGATGTTGTGGAGACTGTCAATTAG
- the LOC127798417 gene encoding probable pectate lyase 5 isoform X1, with translation MLPHSSILLLCILTSLSPPIRASLNLSLPLQHPNPEAVVQEVQRRLNVSISRRQTLETIANVSSESRLSCLTGNPVDDCWRCDPNWANNRQRLADCGIGFGHAAAGGKGGEIYVVTDSSDHDAAEPKPGTLRHAVIQTQPLWIVFASSMVINLKYELIVNSFKTIDGRGAVVRITGGGCITLQYVNHIIIHNIEVSHCVPTGHTNIRSSPTHVGFRGKSDGDGISIFSSSNIWIDHCSLSYCSDGLIDAIMGSTGITISNNYFSHHNEVMLLGHNDKYLPDSGMQVTIAFNLFGQGLVQRMPRCRLGYVHVVNNDFAEWKMYAIGGSANPTINSQGNRYTAPTDPSAKEVTKREDTDESEWANWNWRSEGDVMVNGAFFVPSGAGLSAQYSKASSVDPKSAGLIDQLTINAGVFGGTREKSASISNPVSGGGGGSGSGAGGGEGDFFGMIFAGSAAAPTRPSSTTTAIFLSFLTTSMLYITTNHEAPLIPLLLR, from the exons ATGCTTCCCCACAGCAGCATTCTCTTGCTCTGCATCTTGACATCTCTGTCTCCTCCGATTAGGGCCTCTCTCAATCTGTCTCTGCCCCTTCAGCACCCCAATCCTGAAGCTGTGGTTCAAGAAGTCCAGAG GAGGCTGAATGTGTCCATATCCAGAAGACAAACGCTGGAAACCATCGCCAATGTCTCGTCGGAGAGCCGCCTCTCGTGCCTCACCGGCAACCCCGTCGACGACTGCTGGCGGTGCGACCCAAACTGGGCCAACAACCGCCAGCGCCTGGCGGATTGCGGCATCGGGTTCGGCCACGCGGCGGCCGGCGGCAAGGGCGGCGAGATCTACGTCGTCACCGACTCGTCGGACCACGACGCCGCAGAGCCAAAGCCGGGCACGCTCAGGCACGCGGTGATCCAGACGCAGCCGCTCTGGATCGTGTTCGCCTCCAGCATGGTGATCAACCTGAAGTACGAGCTCATCGTCAACAGCTTCAAGACCATTGACGGCCGCGGCGCCGTCGTGCGTATCACCGGCGGCGGGTGCATTACGCTCCAGTACGTGAACCACATCATCATCCACAACATCGAGGTCAGCCACTGCGTTCCCACCGGCCACACAAATATACGCTCCAGCCCAACCCACGTCGGCTTTCGTGGCAAATCCGACGGTGATg GAATTTCCATCTTCAGCTCAAGCAACATCTGGATCGACCACTGCTCACTGTCGTACTGCTCCGACGGCCTGATCGACGCGATCATGGGATCCACCGGAATCACCATCTCCAACAACTACTTCTCCCATCACAACGAGGTCATGCTCCTTGGCCACAACGACAAGTACCTCCCGGATTCCGGCATGCAGGTCACCATAGCCTTCAATCTCTTCGGCCAAGGCCTGGTCCAGCGTATGCCCCGCTGCCGACTCGGCTACGTCCATGTCGTCAACAACGACTTCGCCGAATGGAAGATGTACGCCATCGGCGGCAGCGCCAACCCTACGATCAACAGCCAGGGTAATCGCTACACCGCCCCCACGGATCCCAGCGCCAAGGAG GTGACGAAGAGGGAGGATACGGACGAGAGCGAGTGGGCGAACTGGAACTGGAGATCGGAGGGAGACGTGATGGTGAACGGAGCGTTCTTTGTGCCGTCCGGAGCGGGGCTGAGCGCGCAGTACTCTAAGGCTTCCAGCGTCGACCCCAAGTCCGCCGGCCTCATCGACCAGCTCACCATCAACGCCGGTGTCTTCGGCGGTACCAG GGAAAAAAGTGCAAGCATTTCAAACCCGGTAtccggcggcggcggcggcagtgGGTCCGGCGCTGGAGGCGGTGAGGGGGACTTCTTTGGAATGATATTTGCTGGTAGCGCAGCCGCCCCAACACGACCTTCCTCCACAACCACCGCCATCTTCTTGTCTTTTTTAACCACTTCAATGTTGTACATTACAACCAATCACGAGGCTCCCCTAATCCCATTGTTGTTGCGATAG